In Ipomoea triloba cultivar NCNSP0323 chromosome 15, ASM357664v1, one genomic interval encodes:
- the LOC116006994 gene encoding calcium-dependent protein kinase 27-like: protein MNTKRMLSAGLQVDSVLKTKTGNLREFFNLEEKLGHGQFGTTFLCTEKKSGLKYACKSIAKRKLLTKEDVDDVRREIEIMHHLAGHPNVVSIKGSYEDAVAVHVVMELCAGGELFDRIVKRGHYSERQAAGLTRTIVGVVESCHSLGVMHRDLKPENFLFVGEEEDSPLKTIDFGLSTFFKPGDVFNDVVGSPYYVAPEVLLKNYGQEADIWSAGVIVYILLSGVPPFWGETEQEIFDEVLHADIDFKSEPWPHISDSAKDLVTKMLVREPNKRLTGHEVLCHPWVQVEGVAPDKPLDSAVLTRLTQFSAMNKLKKMALRVIAERLSEEEIAGLKEMFKMIDIDGSGNITFEELKVGLKRFGADLNESEIHDLMRAADVDNSGTIDYGEFIAAMLHINKITKEDHLFAAFSYFDKDGSGYITADELQKACDEFGIKDTRLEEMIQEADQDNDGRIDYSEFVSMMQRGTTTMRL, encoded by the exons ATGAATACCAAGAGGATGCTCAGTGCTGGGCTGCAGGTTGATTCTGTGTTGAAGACCAAGACTGGGAATCTCAGGGAGTTCTTCAATTTGGAGGAGAAGCTAGGGCATGGCCAGTTTGGGACCACTTTTCTGTGCACTGAGAAGAAAAGTGGGCTGAAATATGCCTGCAAATCTATTGCCAAGAGGAAGCTGTTGACTAAGGAGGATGTGGATGATGTGAGGAGAGAAATCGAGATCATGCATCACTTGGCCGGGCATCCCAATGTTGTCTCGATTAAAGGGTCTTACGAGGATGCTGTGGCAGTCCACGTCGTGATGGAGCTGTGTGCAGGTGGCGAGCTGTTCGATAGGATCGTTAAGAGAGGCCATTACTCCGAGCGCCAGGCTGCTGGGCTCACCAGGACGATCGTTGGTGTAGTCGAGTCCTGCCACTCTTTGGGCGTCATGCATAGGGACCTTAAGCCCGAGAACTTCCTCTTTGTCGGTGAGGAAGAGGACTCCCCTCTCAAAACTATTGATTTTGGATTGTCGACGTTCTTCAAACCAG GGGATGTGTTCAATGATGTTGTCGGGAGTCCCTATTACGTTGCACCAGAAGTTTTGCTCAAGAATTATGGTCAAGAGGCTGATATCTGGAGTGCAGGTGTGATCGTTTACATTCTTCTTAGTGGCGTTCCTCCATTCTGGGGAG AAACCGAGCAAGAAATATTTGATGAGGTGTTGCATGCTGATATTGATTTCAAGTCAGAGCCGTGGCCTCATATTTCTGACAGTGCTAAAGATTTAGTGACAAAAATGCTTGTCAGAGAGCCTAACAAACGGCTAACTGGTCATGAAGTTCTGT GCCATCCTTGGGTGCAGGTTGAAGGGGTGGCTCCAGATAAGCCTCTCGATTCAGCAGTCTTAACTCGCTTAACGCAGTTTTCTGCAATGAACAAGCTCAAGAAAATGGCTCTCAGG GTTATTGCAGAGAGGCTGTCTGAAGAGGAAATCGCGGGGCTAAAAGAAATGTTCAAAATGATAGATATAGATGGGAGTGGGAACATCACATTTGAAGAACTGAAGGTGGGACTAAAGAGATTCGGTGCAGATCTGAACGAGTCTGAGATACACGATCTGATGAGGGCC GCAGATGTGGATAACAGTGGCACAATTGACTATGGGGAGTTCATAGCTGCCATGTTGCATATCAATAAGATCACAAAAGAAGACCATTTGTTCGCTGCATTTTCGTATTTCGATAAAGATGGGAGCGGGTATATCACTGCAGATGAACTCCAAAAGGCGTGTGATGAGTTCGGGATAAAAGATACTCGTTTGGAAGAAATGATTCAGGAAGCTGATCAAGACAAT GATGGTCGGATTGATTACAGTGAATTTGTGTCCATGATGCAACGAGGAACTACAACCATGC GTTTATAA
- the LOC116006350 gene encoding fra a 1-associated protein-like isoform X2 codes for MGWVWQNDDDDVSRRSGDNPSMSSAGDAEPGKFVRKCEKTEEIFKDCVGRLPEMVQSNKEYTEEDVTNQMNKGFALPALESSHQTPFDFPGLRSDIEAMERNFFTGLDRFFGAAEDTMNGFFGSFGTPGVYNGDQSSSARTRGIPGPEAAKDTMNGFFGSFGTPRVYNGDQSSSARTRGIPVPEAAKDTMNRFFGSFGTPRVYNGDQSSSARTRGIPMERNPPKEPSTEVNTSDARFYLNGIAAGFDFSGRSKDV; via the exons ATGGGTTGGGTTTGGCAAAACGACGATGACGATGTTTCCCGCCGCTCCGGCGATAACCCTAGCATGTCATCAGCCGGGGACG ccgagccTGGCAAGTTCGTCCGAAAGTGCGAGAAGACCGAGGAGATCTTCAAGGACTGCGTCGGAAG GCTGCCTGAGATGGTGCAATCTAACAAAGAGTACACCGAGGAAGATGTAACGAACCAAATGAATAAAGGGTTTGCTTTGCCAGCTTTGGAGTCATCACATCAAACGCCTTTCGACTTCCCTGGGCTGCGCAGTGATATTGAAGCCATGGAGCGCAACTTCTTCACTGGCCTTGACCGCTTCTTTGGAGCAGCCGAGGACACCATGAATGGATTCTTCGGCTCATTTGGCACCCCTGGAGTCTACAATGGTGATCAATCCTCCTCAGCAAGGACCCGAGGTATACCAGGTCCAGAAGCAGCCAAGGACACCATGAATGGATTCTTCGGCTCATTTGGCACCCCTCGAGTCTACAATGGTGATCAATCCTCGTCAGCAAGGACCCGAGGTATACCAGTTCCAGAAGCAGCCAAGGACACCATGAATCGATTCTTCGGCTCATTTGGCACCCCTCGAGTCTACAATGGTGATCAATCCTCCTCAGCAAGGACCCGAGGTATACCAATGGAACGCAACCCCCCGAAGGAACCTTCAACTGAAGTGAACACTTCTGATGCAAGATTTTATTTGAACGGAATTGCTGCAGGATTTGATTTTTCAGGACGTTCCAAAGATGTCTGA
- the LOC116007429 gene encoding uncharacterized protein LOC116007429 isoform X1 gives MGEKGNISEYRSRLDKTLSCRDLVNEEALKGLVRNQILSSSNFEMEGCIDNVVERRTEELGNTLDMLRSASLSDGDKSKSGDVSYGGWKVKQDSEEFRVMYREGPEGTPFHTLLVEGYVDGPIDVCMCISWEADLYKKWWPQTTVPCFKIAYSQCLQKVRIGEQISLVRMKLSWPLSTREALVHYFEFDYFQDGLIVVLLNSISDLENVDTSTRGFAREGIPDARDLVRIDVVGGLALQKVTANRSYFRTIANMDIKLDFVPPAFINFVSRQLIGSGFKLYKKEVASVCRGDEDFSEALKGVQYKRIREALYSDCNANGDIEAEGVKTNNDMQTSDTDENEIQEEEVRDCVHHSPSEDRNICGEIEEVDEEDGGKAGTVDSPRNQIVQGGGSTTRNKKIAISPEVQQALATLEKAISFIRENGCNSNFKSMCRSNIEDSKFSGFNQIRMNGIATTTEISRKESVEITSYEHRISSCSHSSRRTSSSLCTKETSHNKIAPVSPDAYVANPNKPHHTDSNSCGDHKAAETILENIEKNNNLTASHVNHIKEDRTGKRKTRKLSYCCYSLLSRQIST, from the exons ATGGGGGAGAAGGGAAACATTTCTGAGTACAGAAGTAGGCTCGATAAGACCTTGTCGTGTCGTGATCTTGTAAACGAGGAGGCACTTAAGGGCCTCGTTAGGAATCAAATCCTAAGCTCGTCGAATTTTGAGATGGAAG GCTGTATAGACAATGTAGTGGAAAGAAGAACCGAGGAATTAGGAAACACACTTGACATGTTGAGAAGTGCCTCGTTGAGTGATGGCGATAAGTCAAAATCTGGTGATGTATCGTATGGTGGTTGGAAA GTTAAGCAGGATTCAGAAGAGTTTCGGGTTATGTATAGAGAAGGACCAGAAGGGACTCCTTTTCATACACTCTTAGTTGAAGGCTATGTAGATGGTCCAATTGATGTTT GTATGTGCATCTCGTGGGAGGCCGATCTCTACAAGAAATG GTGGCCTCAGACTACCGTTCCATGTTTCAAGATCGCTTACTCTCAGTGTTTACAGAAGGTCAGAATCGGTGAACAGATATCTTTAGTAAG GATGAAGCTTTCATGGCCACTGTCAACGAGGGAGGCTCTCGTGCACTATTTTGAATTCGACTACTTTCAAGATGGTCTGATTGTTGTGCTCCTGAACTCG ATCTCCGACTTGGAAAATGTTGATACTAGTACTCGTGGATTCGCCCGAGAAGGAATCCCTGATGCTCGTGATTTAGTGAGAATCGATGTGGTGGGCGGTTTAGCTCTGCAGAAAGTTACTGCCAACAGAAGCTACTTCCG AACAATTGCCAACATGGATATAAAACTGGATTTTGTCCCTCCTGCATTCATCAATTTTGTCTCGAGGCAGCTTATAGGTAGCGGGTTCAAGCTTTATAAGAAG GAAGTGGCTTCTGTTTGCAGAGGCGATGAAGATTTTAGCGAGGCGTTAAAGGGTGTGCAGTACAAGCGAATCCGGGAAGCTCTCTATTCGGATTGTAACGCTAATGGGGATATAGAAGCGGAAGGCGTGAAGACAAACAACGATATGCAGACAAGCGATACAGACGAAAATGAAATCCAGGAAGAGGAGGTTCGCGATTGTGTTCATCATTCACCATCTGAGGACAGAAACATTTGTGGTGAGATTGAGGAAGTCGATGAGGAAGATGGTGGAAAGGCGGGGACTGTTGATTCCCCGAGGAATCAAATCGTACAGGGAGGAGGCTCCACCACTCGAAACAAGAAGATAGCCATTAGCCCCGAGGTTCAGCAAGCTCTGGCAACACTGGAAAAGGCTATTTCTTTCATCCGCGAAAATGGATGCAACTCAAATTTCAAATCTATGTGCAGAAGCAACATAGAAGATTCAAAATTCTCGGGATTTAACCAAATTCGCATGAATGGCATTGCGACTACTACTGAAATATCGAGAAAGGAATCAGTAGAGATTACCTCGTACGAGCATAGGATTAGCTCCTGCAGTCATAGTTCCAG GCGTACGAGTTCTAGTTTGTGCACAAAGGAAACGAGCCATAATAAGATAGCACCGGTGTCACCAGATGCTTATGTTGCCAACCCTAACAAGCCTCACCATACCGATTCAAATTCCTGTGGAGATCACAAAGCAGCAGAGACAATTTTGGAGAATATAGAGAAGAACAATAATCTGACAGCTTCTCATGTAAATCACATCAAAGAAGATAGAACTGGTAAAAGAAAAACCAGAAAGCTTTCATATTGTTGCTATAGTTTACTTTCTAGGCAGATTTCGACTTAA
- the LOC116006350 gene encoding fra a 1-associated protein-like isoform X1 has product MGWVWQNDDDDVSRRSGDNPSMSSAGDDGGQCDTRKVLRTQCRIEESEPGKFVRKCEKTEEIFKDCVGRLPEMVQSNKEYTEEDVTNQMNKGFALPALESSHQTPFDFPGLRSDIEAMERNFFTGLDRFFGAAEDTMNGFFGSFGTPGVYNGDQSSSARTRGIPGPEAAKDTMNGFFGSFGTPRVYNGDQSSSARTRGIPVPEAAKDTMNRFFGSFGTPRVYNGDQSSSARTRGIPMERNPPKEPSTEVNTSDARFYLNGIAAGFDFSGRSKDV; this is encoded by the exons ATGGGTTGGGTTTGGCAAAACGACGATGACGATGTTTCCCGCCGCTCCGGCGATAACCCTAGCATGTCATCAGCCGGGGACGACGGCGGCCAGTGCGACACCCGGAAAGTCCTAAGGACACAGTGCcgaatcgaggagtccgagccTGGCAAGTTCGTCCGAAAGTGCGAGAAGACCGAGGAGATCTTCAAGGACTGCGTCGGAAG GCTGCCTGAGATGGTGCAATCTAACAAAGAGTACACCGAGGAAGATGTAACGAACCAAATGAATAAAGGGTTTGCTTTGCCAGCTTTGGAGTCATCACATCAAACGCCTTTCGACTTCCCTGGGCTGCGCAGTGATATTGAAGCCATGGAGCGCAACTTCTTCACTGGCCTTGACCGCTTCTTTGGAGCAGCCGAGGACACCATGAATGGATTCTTCGGCTCATTTGGCACCCCTGGAGTCTACAATGGTGATCAATCCTCCTCAGCAAGGACCCGAGGTATACCAGGTCCAGAAGCAGCCAAGGACACCATGAATGGATTCTTCGGCTCATTTGGCACCCCTCGAGTCTACAATGGTGATCAATCCTCGTCAGCAAGGACCCGAGGTATACCAGTTCCAGAAGCAGCCAAGGACACCATGAATCGATTCTTCGGCTCATTTGGCACCCCTCGAGTCTACAATGGTGATCAATCCTCCTCAGCAAGGACCCGAGGTATACCAATGGAACGCAACCCCCCGAAGGAACCTTCAACTGAAGTGAACACTTCTGATGCAAGATTTTATTTGAACGGAATTGCTGCAGGATTTGATTTTTCAGGACGTTCCAAAGATGTCTGA
- the LOC116006127 gene encoding fra a 1-associated protein-like produces the protein MGWIWQDDDDDVPRRSGDYPSGSSAGDDGGQCATRKVVRTQCRIEESEPGKFVRKCEKTEEIFKDCVGRLPEMVQSNKEYTEEDVTHQMNKGFALPALESSHQTPFDFPGLRSDIEAMERNFFTGLDRFFGAAEDTMNGFFGSFGIPQVDNGDQSSSARTRGIPVPEAAEDTMNGFFGSFGIPRVDNGDQSSSARTRGIPVECNPPKEPSTEVFTSDAGFDFPGQSKEV, from the exons ATGGGTTGGATTTGGCAAGACGACGATGACGATGTTCCCCGCCGTTCCGGCGATTACCCTAGCGGGTCATCAGCCGGGGACGACGGCGGTCAGTGCGCCACCCGGAAAGTCGTAAGGACACAGTGCcgaatcgaggagtccgagccTGGTAAGTTCGTCCGAAAGTGCGAGAAGACCGAGGAAATCTTCAAGGACTGCGTCGGAAg GCTGCCTGAGATGGTGCAATCTAACAAAGAGTACACCGAGGAAGATGTAACGCACCAAATGAATAAAGGGTTTGCTTTGCCAGCTTTGGAGTCATCACATCAAACGCCTTTCGACTTCCCTGGGCTGCGCAGTGATATTGAAGCCATGGAACGCAACTTCTTCACTGGCCTTGACCGCTTCTTTGGAGCAGCCGAGGACACCATGAATGGATTCTTTGGCTCATTTGGCATCCCTCAAGTCGACAATGGTGATCAATCCTCCTCCGCAAGGACCCGAGGTATACCAGTTCCAGAAGCAGCCGAGGACACCATGAATGGATTCTTCGGTTCATTTGGCATCCCTCGAGTCGACAATGGTGATCAATCCTCCTCAGCAAGGACCCGAGGTATACCAGTGGAATGCAACCCCCCGAAAGAACCTTCAACTGAAGTGTTCACTTCTGATGCAGGATTTGATTTTCCAGGACAGTCCAAAGAGGTCTGA
- the LOC116007428 gene encoding putative pentatricopeptide repeat-containing protein At5g06400, mitochondrial yields the protein MMKILRFLSILELSTTVSRNNLFRLHQRFQLFTLSFDTKSYKLQKSKKTRESEAHNLNSLFNEIRDILESGNVRKVEKQSGFTLPGRTQPENVGDIVQKAACTLDVCGNAEENEEFLSSNDKQMGVLGALDVSPIVHKITEIVRDENDAVSMEERLKNASLEYTQGIVEMVLKRCFKVPHLALRFFNWVKSVEGFSHSTETYNVMIYMAAEAKDFGLVDKLLEEMENNSCEHNLKTWSIIISHCGHAKLIGKALLVFEKMKKNGPEPDTLAHKLMLNALCNAGKADIALEFYKEMSHQGMVLDERLFKKLLKCLAVSGDSVAAHRICDDMMSTLEISEHEVYGFMLRNLCNAGRIREALELIREMMKKNVSLDSENFEALVNGLCKADRINDALEIVDIMKKRSAGNENLYKIIVCAFLSRNELSKALDLMQSVKESGHLPTTATYTALMQRLFRANEFQKGVDLYHEMMERGVRLDCMAFTAVIAGYIRQNCVSEAWGVFKSMKEKGISPSRKSYSIFIKELLKVSGTNDILKFMKEMKDSKMEPGDDIFQQVTSYLRRKGEMNKLKEIEQMQGVSSLLEARVELNTAELGPASKSCHQHGVCEISQILSSSMDWCFVNEQLEKCSIRFTPELVTEILRNSRLHSGIALRFFSWAGKRSGYRHTTESYHMAIKIAGQAKDFKEMRSLFYEMRRKRCLITCNTWTIMIMQYGRTGLTDIALRTFREMKDGDHRPTETTYKFLIICLCGKKGRNIDEAIKLFHEMIEMDCRPDKELAEAYLDCLCEAGKLGDARSCIESLQKTGFSIPLSYSLYVRSLCRVGRLEEALGLIAEFDDDQHTLAQYTHGSIIHGLLQKGDLKTALAKIESMKQLGIQPTIHTYTSLIVYYFKEKQIEKVLACLEEMKESGCEPTLVTYSALLRGYINTGNVTDAWSVFQHIKQNGPFPDFKTYSIFISCLCRIGKSEEALQLISEMMNTGIVPSAVNFRTVFYGLNREGKRGLAQYVLQKKSHLKRMRKLSI from the coding sequence atgatgaaaattttgAGATTCTTGTCTATACTGGAGCTCTCAACTACAGTTTCCAGGAATAATCTATTCAGGCTCCATCAAAGATTTCAGCTTTTCACTCTGTCGTTTGACACCAAGTCGTATAAGCTTCAGAAATCCAAGAAAACCAGAGAGAGTGAAGCCCATAATCTTAATTCGCTCTTCAATGAAATCCGGGATATTTTGGAGTCAGGGAATGTGAGAAAGGTTGAAAAGCAATCTGGGTTCACATTACCAGGAAGAACCCAGCCTGAGAACGTGGGGGACATTGTACAAAAAGCAGCTTGCACACTCGATGTTTGTGGAAATGCCGAGGAGAATGAGGAATTTCTCTCTTCAAATGATAAGCAAATGGGTGTTTTGGGTGCATTAGACGTTAGCCCGATTGTTCATAAGATTACTGAAATTGTTAGGGACGAAAATGATGCTGTGTCTATGGAAGAGAGGTTGAAAAATGCGAGCTTGGAGTATACTCAGGGAATTGTTGAGATGGTACTGAAGAGGTGCTTCAAGGTTCCTCATTTGGCTTTGAGGTTCTTCAATTGGGTGAAATCAGTGGAAGGGTTTAGTCACAGTACTGAGACATATAATGTGATGATTTACATGGCTGCAGAGGCGAAGGATTTTGGTCTGGTTGATAAATTGTTGGAGGAAATGGAGAACAATTCTTGTGAGCATAATCTTAAGACATGGAGCATTATCATCTCCCATTGTGGGCACGCGAAGTTAATTGGCAAAGCCCTGTTAGTCTtcgagaagatgaagaaaaatggCCCCGAACCAGACACATTGGCGCATAAACTTATGTTGAATGCACTTTGTAATGCAGGAAAGGCAGACATTGCACTTGAATTCTACAAGGAGATGAGCCACCAAGGCATGGTGTTGGATGAGCGGTTGTTTAAAAAGTTACTTAAATGCTTGGCGGTTTCTGGAGATAGCGTTGCAGCTCACAGGATTTGCGATGATATGATGAGCACTTTAGAAATCTCAGAACATGAAGTCTATGGTTTCATGCTTAGGAATCTCTGCAATGCAGGTAGGATTCGAGAAGCGTTAGAATTGATTCGCGAAATGATGAAGAAAAACGTAAGCCTTGACTCCGAAAATTTTGAGGCGTTGGTGAATGGACTGTGCAAGGCAGACAGGATTAACGATGCATTGGAGATTGTTGATATCATGAAGAAAAGAAGTGCAGGTAATGAGAATCTTTACAAGATTATAGTTTGTGCATTCTTGAGCAGAAATGAGCTTTCGAAAGCACTTGATCTAATGCAAAGCGTTAAAGAATCAGGACATTTACCCACAACAGCTACCTATACTGCTTTGATGCAGCGCCTTTTCAGGGCAAACGAGTTTCAGAAAGGTGTGGACCTCTATCACGAGATGATGGAGAGAGGAGTTCGATTGGATTGTATGGCGTTCACTGCTGTTATTGCTGGTTACATTCGCCAAAACTGTGTGTCTGAAGCTTGGGGGGTATTCAAGAGCATGAAGGAGAAAGGTATTAGCCCAAGTAGGAAATCTTATAGCATATTCATCAAGGAGCTTCTTAAAGTTTCTGGGACCAATGATATTCTGAAATTCATGAAGGAGATGAAGGACTCTAAAATGGAACCTGGAGATGATATCTTCCAACAGGTTACATCTTATTTGAGGAGGAAAGGAGAGATGAATAAGCTTAAAGAGATAGAACAGATGCAGGGGGTATCCAGTCTGCTAGAGGCTCGTGTCGAATTGAACACAGCAGAATTAGGGCCAGCATCGAAATCCTGTCATCAACATGGTGTTTGCGAGATCAGTCAAATTCTGTCGTCCTCCATGGATTGGTGTTTTGTAAACGAACAATTGGAGAAATGCAGTATACGATTTACACCAGAACTTGTAACTGAGATCTTGCGTAACTCCAGACTGCATTCTGGTATAGCGTTACGCTTTTTCTCATGGGCGGGGAAGCGTTCTGGTTACAGACACACAACAGAATCCTACCACATGGCAATCAAGATTGCGGGACAAGCCAAAGACTTTAAAGAGATGAGAAGCCTCTTTTATGAAATGAGGAGAAAACGCTGCTTGATAACGTGTAATACGTGGACAATCATGATAATGCAATATGGTCGAACAGGCCTCACAGACATCGCTCTCAGAACTTTTCGAGAGATGAAAGATGGCGATCACAGACCTACTGAAACTACATATAAGTTTCTGATCATATGCCTTTGTGGAAAGAAAGGTAGGAACATTGATGAAGCAATAAAGCTATTCCACGAGATGATTGAAATGGATTGCAGACCCGATAAAGAGTTAGCTGAAGCCTACCTCGATTGTCTATGTGAAGCTGGAAAATTAGGCGATGCCAGAAGCTGTATCGAATCCTTACAGAAAACCGGTTTCAGCATTCCTTTGAGTTATTCCTTGTATGTCCGGTCCCTTTGTCGAGTGGGGAGGTTGGAAGAGGCTTTAGGATTGATTGCCGAATTTGATGATGATCAGCACACCCTAGCTCAGTACACACATGGAAGCATAATTCATGGACTTCTGCAAAAGGGAGACTTAAAAACAGCATTGGCAAAAATAGAATCCATGAAACAGCTCGGCATCCAGcctactatacatacatatacgtCTTTGATAGTCTACTACTTCAAGGAGAAACAAATCGAGAAGGTCTTGGCATGCCTCGAGGAGATGAAAGAGTCGGGTTGTGAACCAACGCTTGTTACTTACTCTGCACTCTTACGCGGCTATATAAACACGGGGAACGTTACTGATGCATGGAGCGTTTTTCAGCATATAAAGCAGAACGGTCCTTTCCCCGATTTTAAAACGTATTCAATCTTCATATCTTGTCTTTGTAGGATAGGTAAGTCTGAAGAAGCCCTCCAACTTATTTCTGAAATGATGAACACTGGGATTGTTCCCAGTGCAGTTAATTTCCGAACAGTTTTTTATGGTCTCAACAGGGAAGGGAAACGGGGTTTAGCACAATATGTATTACAGAAAAAGTCACATCTTAAAAGGATgagaaaattatcaatttga
- the LOC116007429 gene encoding uncharacterized protein LOC116007429 isoform X2: protein MYREGPEGTPFHTLLVEGYVDGPIDVCMCISWEADLYKKWWPQTTVPCFKIAYSQCLQKVRIGEQISLVRMKLSWPLSTREALVHYFEFDYFQDGLIVVLLNSISDLENVDTSTRGFAREGIPDARDLVRIDVVGGLALQKVTANRSYFRTIANMDIKLDFVPPAFINFVSRQLIGSGFKLYKKEVASVCRGDEDFSEALKGVQYKRIREALYSDCNANGDIEAEGVKTNNDMQTSDTDENEIQEEEVRDCVHHSPSEDRNICGEIEEVDEEDGGKAGTVDSPRNQIVQGGGSTTRNKKIAISPEVQQALATLEKAISFIRENGCNSNFKSMCRSNIEDSKFSGFNQIRMNGIATTTEISRKESVEITSYEHRISSCSHSSRRTSSSLCTKETSHNKIAPVSPDAYVANPNKPHHTDSNSCGDHKAAETILENIEKNNNLTASHVNHIKEDRTGKRKTRKLSYCCYSLLSRQIST from the exons ATGTATAGAGAAGGACCAGAAGGGACTCCTTTTCATACACTCTTAGTTGAAGGCTATGTAGATGGTCCAATTGATGTTT GTATGTGCATCTCGTGGGAGGCCGATCTCTACAAGAAATG GTGGCCTCAGACTACCGTTCCATGTTTCAAGATCGCTTACTCTCAGTGTTTACAGAAGGTCAGAATCGGTGAACAGATATCTTTAGTAAG GATGAAGCTTTCATGGCCACTGTCAACGAGGGAGGCTCTCGTGCACTATTTTGAATTCGACTACTTTCAAGATGGTCTGATTGTTGTGCTCCTGAACTCG ATCTCCGACTTGGAAAATGTTGATACTAGTACTCGTGGATTCGCCCGAGAAGGAATCCCTGATGCTCGTGATTTAGTGAGAATCGATGTGGTGGGCGGTTTAGCTCTGCAGAAAGTTACTGCCAACAGAAGCTACTTCCG AACAATTGCCAACATGGATATAAAACTGGATTTTGTCCCTCCTGCATTCATCAATTTTGTCTCGAGGCAGCTTATAGGTAGCGGGTTCAAGCTTTATAAGAAG GAAGTGGCTTCTGTTTGCAGAGGCGATGAAGATTTTAGCGAGGCGTTAAAGGGTGTGCAGTACAAGCGAATCCGGGAAGCTCTCTATTCGGATTGTAACGCTAATGGGGATATAGAAGCGGAAGGCGTGAAGACAAACAACGATATGCAGACAAGCGATACAGACGAAAATGAAATCCAGGAAGAGGAGGTTCGCGATTGTGTTCATCATTCACCATCTGAGGACAGAAACATTTGTGGTGAGATTGAGGAAGTCGATGAGGAAGATGGTGGAAAGGCGGGGACTGTTGATTCCCCGAGGAATCAAATCGTACAGGGAGGAGGCTCCACCACTCGAAACAAGAAGATAGCCATTAGCCCCGAGGTTCAGCAAGCTCTGGCAACACTGGAAAAGGCTATTTCTTTCATCCGCGAAAATGGATGCAACTCAAATTTCAAATCTATGTGCAGAAGCAACATAGAAGATTCAAAATTCTCGGGATTTAACCAAATTCGCATGAATGGCATTGCGACTACTACTGAAATATCGAGAAAGGAATCAGTAGAGATTACCTCGTACGAGCATAGGATTAGCTCCTGCAGTCATAGTTCCAG GCGTACGAGTTCTAGTTTGTGCACAAAGGAAACGAGCCATAATAAGATAGCACCGGTGTCACCAGATGCTTATGTTGCCAACCCTAACAAGCCTCACCATACCGATTCAAATTCCTGTGGAGATCACAAAGCAGCAGAGACAATTTTGGAGAATATAGAGAAGAACAATAATCTGACAGCTTCTCATGTAAATCACATCAAAGAAGATAGAACTGGTAAAAGAAAAACCAGAAAGCTTTCATATTGTTGCTATAGTTTACTTTCTAGGCAGATTTCGACTTAA